TAAAATTTGATGAAGATTTTaggtggattttttttttcaagtttttttttctattttttttacgttGCAACATAGTAACATTGTTTTTTACTGTGCAACATAGTAACATAGTTactggactgggcaatgggcttaagaaaATATCCAATAAGCCCAATTAGAGTAAAAAGGATGATAAGCCCAAAGCAAGTAAAATACAAACAGGCGGTTAGAAGCTAGGGGGCGACCATCAATTCTAAGACAACGCCAGAAAAGGTTGGATTCTGCGTTACTGaaaatatcttctccttccttgtatcaaccgctaacttaagaaggaagaaataaacttctcgcaactgccatagcttggagaccaaggttctcaTCCCTATTCTCACGCCATACCACtgaagaagatgctaaggaccggatttctaggaacccttgcttggagaagaagactagaaagCTCTATAAATAGTTCCATACTCTCACTTGTAAAAGGATCGAATTCTGACAtaataaaactcccagggttgttgggatcaaactgagtgtaatcacgccatttgatcaataatacaaacccccttgttttttaccagaacattttggcgcccaccgtggggctgcggtaaaaacaTTTGTCCCAGCCTACCACATCAAACTAGACAAAAATTAAACATCTCCACATCGTATATCGCAAAGAAAGAAGGCCAATCTGAGAAATCAATCACGTTGACAAACACTTCCAGTTAAGAGTTGTCTGATTCGCTCTTCGATTTACCAAAAGGTTTATCCATCTGCGTTTGGTATGGTCGCCGCTAGCCAAGCTTCAGGCGACAACAATGAAGTCGCCGTCGCCGCCGTCATATTCGTGAAGAACCGCCGTGTCGGCACCATGATTATGTGGGAACTGGTCTAGTGACTGGGTTCAGAAAATATATGACGATCGAAGCAAATCAGCATGGAAGAGTCACCATATTCGGTAGCATAACCCAAGTGATATCATTCTAAATCTCTTTgatgaaatttataattttatttggttttctcAATAAAAGCCACCATGGATGAATTTATGTTATTGGGAGAAAACACGCTGCGTATGAATCTATTACTGCATATGAATCTAATCATTCTTCTCTTGTCTGTGTATCGGATAGTCTTTCAAGATATGAATTTATAATCTTTGATCATTgtgtttcaaaacaaaaatgaagaaaCCCATATATTTATTAATTCCCTGAATTGCTCTGTTTTTGACTTCCCCCAAAAAAGGCTTCTCACAGTTAGTTTATTGATATCGCTTTAAAGAAAATTGGTATCATTAACTGCTAAAAGAAAATTTGGATATGAAGTTTTCACTCTTGTAGAAGAGATAAGAAATAATTGGAACAAAGTTATCTGATTATCTACATTTAAATTATGGAAACACACTTATTTCCTTTGTCATTAATTATGTTATTCAAGCTCTATTGTTTAGGATTCTGAACATGAAAATTCTATGAGTCTTTCAAAACTTATCATGCTAACCTGAAAATGTCTTTTGAACAAAATACTTGCTGACTAAGTTGCAATTTTTTATGTGTTTCAAAGGTTTGTGTAAACCCTCTAACTATCAGGCTTACCTTATATTTATGCACGATCAATAGTGAACCTGTAATGAATTATAAGTGATGATAATGTTATAGCGGTAATAGTAAGGCCTTTATCATTTAgtgttttcattttcatagtTGAAAATTGCAGTCTTTCAAGCACAATCATGTTCAAGTGAAAtgttatataaaaattgcattatGCTTCTGCACTGATGTGGAAAAGACATTGTTGAGTCTGTGGACAAAGTACTATTTGATTAAACTTGAAGTAAGAGAAGGTCAAATACAACTTCGAAGATCAGATCCGTCACGTTTGAATTGAAATGGTGTCGCCATAGTTGATGTGAATCTAAACTCTCCAACTCGCCGAACTGGCGCCACTGTGACTTACCGTCCAACGTCGTCATCTCGCCGTAGAATCGTTTTTGTTGCTAGGCGACTCCCGATCCAGGTGTTAACGTTCTTTTCCTCTAACTTACCATTTAATCATATAGTTCTCGCTCTCTCTAttgtgataatatattatttgtgcaTATATACGTTATCGGTTTTATTAACATGGTTAATTTATAGTTCATGAATCACATTCTATCGccatctataataataataataataataataataataataataataataatctcatcaatgagtaaaagaaaagaacatttgTACTTATGTATTTCAAGGTTAATCACTAGAATGagacttgtttttcttttagtgTGCCACTTTACAAGATCTAAATTCAAGAATCGCtgttctgtttggttcaaaactgTTTGTGCTTATTTGATATGTGATATCTTTAACCCTGCTATAAATTACTCTAGCACacgataaaatattttgtgtgaTTGTATGAACTAACTTTCTTAAGACCTCATGTAAACATTttaaagaacttcaactctgaTAAGTAGAATAAGTCAacactttaaattaaaatgaccaaGACAAATATAACCAACAGAGAAAGTATaaaaattttcatatgtttctacattttttcGGTTAAGAACTAAATTAGTATTCTTCTTACAAAGTATTTTGCTTTTTAATTATAACTAACATGAATATGCTTTCTCTAcgtatcacatttttatttgtttcggtatcgattaattaaaattaatcataCATGCAAAGTTTCAATAACTAATGGAGTATATGAGACTTATTATTAGCCGACGTGTTTTTTGCAGATACTTGAACCACTTGCTATAATGTCACCTTCTTTgaaatttattcttttgaaatcttGATTAGGAAATTTAGTTTGTTCATCTATGATTTCCATTTTGATTCATTGATGTTAATCATAGTGCAGGACAACGAACAAATGTGGAaaattaacatgaaaattcaataattatcactcggcgagatagaagccgccaactaatatttcaggttgaagcatATTCCGCGATGACTACCGCAATAGAACTCAGTCTCGCCAcgccaaaacataattgtttttcttgctaGGCGAGGAGCGCCGCGACAAACCGcccatggcggtatcattttcgtttgttttatttttcatatattattattgttgaacctctaatgtatcaaagcttatttgcaGTAATCATGATTAAGCTGCAGGCtctgaacaaaaaattattcaagatcaactcatatgaaagctctgaagaaaaacaaggttgaaaggccttggcgttacctataaaccttacgagttgggtacgtcagaaaaagaaaatcaaacaaggttgcaaggccttggcgttacctgtaagtcttacgagttgggtacgtcagaaaaagaaaaataaaaaaaaaaaggttgcaaagccttggcgttacctgtaagtcttacgagttgggtacgtcagaaaaagaaaaatcaaacaaggttgaaaggccttggcgttacctgtaagtcttacgagttgggtacgtcagaaaaagaaaaatcaaacaaggttgcaaggccttggcgttacctgtaagtcttacgagttgggtacgtcagaaaaagaaaaatcaaaaaaggttgcaaagccttggcgttacctgtaagtcttacgagttgggtacgtcagaaaaagaaaaatcaaaaaaggttgcaaagccttggcgttacctgtaagtcttacgagttgggtacgtcagaaaaagaaaaatcaaaaaaggttgcaaagccttggcgttacctgtaagtcttacgagttgggtacgtcagaaaaagaaaaatcaaacaaggttgcaaagccttggcgttacctgtaagtcttacgagttgggtacgtcagaaaaagaaaaatcaaacaaggttgaaaggccttggcgttacctgtaagtcttacgagttgggtacgtcagaaaaagaaaataaaacaaggttgaaaggccttggcgttacctgtaagtcttacgagttgggggcgtcagaaaaagaaaataaaacaaggtcgAAATGCCTTGGCGTTACCCGTAGGGagcgtcagaaaaagatacagcgaagaaaggcgagattatcaacaccgccagaaaaagcttatacacaaccaaagcaaggcgattcattataacgccaaaTCATTTGCAACCACCAAAAGGCatcaggtataaagttattcataaatgatatataattatatttaaagagctaaagacattgcaggtgcaaagttaaaaaaattttCAAAGGTGAGGTTATTTTCAACACCAGACACAAAGTATAATGGAAGGGCAACTCCGAGCAGCGCCCATTCTTTTTAAATCGCCAACAGTTACAAAATAAGGCGTGTAAGCCTGACAGtacgaaaatcaactacaacaaaGAAGTGGCAAGACGGATTACGCCAGACTACTTACAATCTCCAAATATAGaatgtcaaaagaaaataaaaaaaacttatgttgaGTAGAAGAAGCAGAAGTATAGACTAACAAAGTTACTAGCCACAAAGTTTCAATTCGTTTCCAAGAAGGAAAGGCGATCCGCGAAAGACGAAGAGGCGAGATTGGTGACAACGCTGGCTCGAAAATGCAAATACGATGGAAAAGAAGGAAGGGCGACTTGCCAACTTGCTCAAAGTCgccaagaaacaatgacaacaatattcaaagccacaaatggcgtgcatcaagatattcaaaagtcatAGAAGGGCGTACAAAGTAtctaagaaatatcaacaacaaaaagaagGACAAGGCGACAAGCAAACAAAGAGTATGAGTCAGCAACAAAATGGGCGACATAGAACAACATCGAGGCATAATAATTGCCAAGTGACTTCATtcaaaagcacttcgccttcttgaagcctcgtgcttggggggctgtggactgggcaatgggcttaagaaaATATCCAATAAGCCCAATTAGAGTAAAAAGGATGATAAGCCCAAAGCAAGTAAAATACAAACAGGCGGTTAGAAGCTAGGGGGCGACCATCAATTCTAAGACAACGCCAGAAAAGGTTGGATTCTGCGTTACTGaaaatatcttctccttccttgtatcaaccgctaacttaagaaggaagaaataaacttctcgcaactgccatagcttggagaccaaggttctcaTCCCTATTCTCACGCCataccaccgaagaagatgctaaggaccggatttctaggaacccttgcttggagaagaagactagaaagCTCTATAAATAGTTCCATACTCTCACTTGTAAAAGGATCGAATTCTGACAtaataaaactcccagggttgttgggatcaaactgagtgtaatcacgccatttgatcaataatacaaacccccttgttttttaccagaacagttACATTTAGGTCCATTCTTTAATCAATAAtcgtttatttttatttagctaaaCAAAGTAtagtatataattatttaaagcAGTGATGACGAAGAAAATATTAACGTAACTTCAAATGTGGTGTATagagaaattttttgaaatgtataaacacatattttatatcaatatattatatttatattataataataattattatttttattgttgtttttattattttgataatacttattgttttaacttatacaaataactTTTCcacgttataatataaaatagtgcataacacccgtgcatcgcacgggtaacgtgcgatgcacgggtgttatttgttgtttataatataacgtcaactaaaaaatttaaataattgaaggaGGAATGACCtatagttgaaacttgaaataaataaaaaaatcatgaacatacattttttttaggcaaTGACATGCAtagttcataagttgtttttttggtacaaacataattcttcaagttcttccaactttgtaaccaaaaatcaaacaaacaaatcaattattaagCATAAACAGTGTCAATTATTCGGAGAAACACAATTATACATATAGATCAAGTATATCAATCTCTAAATtaaaagcaaaatatatataatgcaaacataaaaaagtataaataaataaaaaacaatacactatttaatatatatatatatatacccccGTAATAGAAACCCAAAATAAATAGTAGCATATATAAAGGCAATTGCATAATAGTAGTattacattataaatatataagcaATCACACCAAGTGCTACTTCCATGTTGATAGTAACATCTACctggacaaaaattaaaataaagtatttgttAGATCAACCAATGTAAATCAGTATATCtacaaaacaaaagattttatagATATTCAAAGCATATGAATTAAAACTACTGCTGTAAATATCTTGAATGCAAGTAATTAAGGGAGGAAACGAAAATAGTTAAAATGACAAACTATTATCTAATACCATGAGCAAGCACATTAAAAAGGAACAACATGAAAAAATAAGAAGGATGAAGAGGTGAATGTGAaaggaagataaaaaaaacataggtaaataagaaaatcaattatttcCAAATGACTAAGGTGGtggaaagaattgaaaaacaaacaaagaaataaaaaaagtatttataatGTCCACCGAAAAGATAGGTgcttatatgaaattaaatttttacaacttttcattgcttaaaaaaacttttcattGGAAACTATTAGATTtcttggtaattaaaatgagcatatGAAAAAGATAATAGTGTATGaatagaaatgaaatgaaaagacaTATGAATGCTTCAAATTAAATGTGGCATATGACAAATCATTAGAAATAATGTGGCATGTGGCTATATAAACAATTAAttacaattgttaatttttttattatttattttttaaagaaaatgatttaaaaaCTATGATTGGTTAATATaattagggttaggattagTGGTAGGAAAACtatttaggatttatatatatactagacccttacccgtgcgatgcacgggtgtgatgcgattgtttttattttacaattgcataaaactgaaacattaaatattataaaaataataataataaaataaagaatccgagattcaaaagatttattttctaaggagaagtgatgtggcattgtaagtgagtggttaaatgaagaaatattattggtttaaggattgtggtttactttacatgagtaacagaataactatctaaaatttatatatacgggagtaatatgatatatctccgcacaacatataaatctatttcaaaacacataaaggattggatgaaaagagatgtggcaaaatctaagtcacacaattggcatataaatagtgacagaattagaaaaactcaaataaaacaaataaaattaaagggtacataccttttaaaaatattccaaagggacatatgtgaagagcatcaacctcGCAATTCAGTTCTtttgagtaagagatgatgacccaaagcctaaaataaaaaattataaaaataatgttaagATTCATATTACTGTTTTTTTTGACacagaaaattatgttatattattaaaattcatattactgtttttttttgctGCTAAGATCACCACAGAAGATCAAGACATTGATCACTTGAATCATTTACCACttgaatattttctatttttcattgcagtggtgattgacattgGAGTTGGTAGGAAGAACCACAGTTTGATCTTCACAACTGTGATCGGAAGGGGCTGAAACAACTTGATGCCGAAACAGAACCAAATTAGGCGGTTCAGTGGACcgaatactggtggtgaaaaaaaaaattgttcaatacacTGCGGTATATCAACCAACACTTGGGGACTAGTTGAAAATAAGGACACCTGAACAAGATTATGAGCAATCTCATTTGCTTGTCTCCGGATAAACTCAACACTCGAGTTGttataaaaattagaaaagTATGATCTACAATTTTTGATAATATCATCAAACTTAGTAGCATCTGATCTAGATAATAAGAAACTGTCAACCACTTTTTTTGAGTCCAGCTCAAAGTCGATGGTTTTAGTTAAGTTCATGCATCCAATTAAGCGCATAAATAAGCCCACCGGTACGGTGGAGGACGGCGTTGAAGGACcaatgttattttaataaatttttattaaaatattaaaaattcgACTACAGTTCGACATAATTCTTTTTTAGTTTGAATTATGCTCGTTTAAAATTCACAAATGGCTTGGTTCAACTCATAAGTTCAGTTTGTTTTTAGCTTGAAATTCGATTTGAGAGTTCGACGCCTTTTTTCTAGCTCGTACTCAACTTCATTTTAGTTCACAAATAACTCGGTTTGGCTCGTTAGtcaaactcaaaaataaaattttaaaaaataattagatacataaataaattgaaatttataccacTTATTGAAGTGTtataaaatcatatatatatatatatatatatatatatatatatataaattcaaaattattttaaaatatttttgaagtgTTATATATAAACTTAATTTCCAGTTAAAGTTCAGTTCATGATTAAATTTCAACgaataaattaaacttttttttcttatcctatcctgctggtaactcAGCTCAAATTCAATACAAGAATTATAATtagagagacatgataggataaactttaaaattaacttatcatatcctgctgtatcatcAAACACTGGATTGCAGCATGATATGATACATTTATCCTATCTTGTCTCTTATcttgtgcaccaaacggacccttaatttatatgcacgataaaaaaaattatgtgaattAAATTTTGTCGtgtcacctttttttttttgtcaatgttGTATCACCTTTTTATTCTATATACGGACaccttttccaaaaaaattctATATACGAACCAGAAATGTTATCCAGACATTCTATATatccaacaaaaatacaacaagcAGGGCCATTTTTGCCATTCCAACAATAAAATTAAGGGTTATTTAGTAATAACAAAAGTcatttcttcttccttcatttcTCTCTCTTCATTGCAACACCACTCGTCCGTCATCCGTCGCCGTCACTCCGTTCATCCTCGCCACCACGCCATCACCCAATCACGTCGTTCACCAGTTCCAGTTCTCATCACCACCGAATCACTGACTagtccaccaccaccactgTTTTTCTTTCCGATCAGCTGCAACCAACGACGACTTTACCGTAGAACTCCACCTTCACGACGTTGTTCTTATCGGTCCGTCGTACTGCAACTACTAATGACCATGCCGTCGAGCTTATGTGTGTTAGAGAGAGAGGGGGAAGCACGGTGAGAGAGAGATCTAGATCTGAGAGTTGCAAAGAAATGGAGGAAAACATAGTGAATAGCAGAGTAAACAGAAAAACAAGAGCTAGGGAAACATAAAATGTGCACCAAAAAAAGGGTATCCTAGTGTTGTTTAGAGATTAATTCCATCAGAAGTTCCTGTATAGCATCCAATTGTTTCATCATTTCAGCTTGACTGTTGGCCTGACTAGCTAACTCTTTTCGGATTTCTTCTTGAAAGGTCTTGAGTTCAGTAGCAGATACAAATGCAGGGTTAGAGCTTTGACCCATATCAGAAGATGAACCTTGTTTCCTAGTATTGTCCCTTACTTCTTCGGATATTTCTGCAGTAGGTGAAACAAGAGAACTCCTTTGTCTCTTAAAAGCAGGTTCTTGAGGATTCTCTTCAATATCATCATCAAGGATTACCAGAGATGTTTGCAGTGTTCTCTCAATCTTCTTTTTCCTGTATCGACGCCAAGCTACTTGTATGAAACGCGCACCCCATGTCCTCCATTGCGGCGAATAAAACCTTAACAAAAATATTGTTGATCAAGTTTAACAAAGATATTCATTTTACTTTGGAAATTAAAACTAGAAGATAAACACTATCCATAAATTATTTCAATAATTGAAGAGGAAATGCGGTTAACTTgttttttcatataagctattcCAGAGAGTTTCCTGAAACAAGTTGTAAACAACTTATATATGAATATAACGCgcgttattttcataagttctttgAAATACATATATAGGTCTTATATCTTAAgcctaaattgagtttaatgAGACTATATAAGCACTTTAATCTCAAAAGTCAAAACCTAAACAAagcattttttaaattatatttagggttatgttaacttgtgccctaagggcacatgttaagctacctaaaaatagaaatagagcaTTTAATGgtagaaaacatttaatgtttagaaaattgaatacaccacaagttcaataaaagttttccacatttatcttcttaacatgtgcccttaagggcacaagttaacattctccttatatTTAAAACTTGTTTCCTATTTTGTGCAGCACTTCACTGATCCATAAAATGTAATGATGCATCATCATCAAATTAAGAGAAAAGACGATATCAAGTCATACCTGAAAGTGTGTTGAAGTTGTTTGCTATTCATAAAATGTCTAAATTTGGAAACAACAAACTTCAAATCATCAGCCATGAGTGCAAATGCTTCAACTTCTGATATAGTTTGTACTGTTCTAGATGAAGTTGGTAGATTTGAGGAGTGTGGATCCAAAGCCCATGTTAAAAGTTCTTCTCCACAAAAATCACCAGACCTTAGAAAGTATGAGTTGAAGAAACCAGTTCTTCCACCATTTGTTGTCATGGTAACGATTTTTCCACGCCTAATGAAAATCATTTCATCAACCGGATCTTGTTCACGGACAATGCAACTCTTCTCTGTATACAGAACTGGTTTCATTCTATCACACATTGCATCCAACAATTGCTCATCCATTTTCTCAAGCATTGGCACCTAATGAAAAATCAAGAATATGAAATATTCATTAAACAtgttcattttcttaaaaagtGTTTACATGGTGAAAACGATTATGGACGAATGGACGATACTCACTCTTTTAACTAAATCCAGGCAAATATGACGCTTTATGTCTCTTCTGAGATCTTTAGGGAGGTTGCGAATTAAAGTCTCTTCTTCAACACCTCTATTTTCTTTCCATTTGTATTGTTCATAACTTCTAATTCTTTTCTTCAAGTAATCAGGTAACATACGGCGTGACATCCATCGTTCTGCTGCTTCTGCATTCCTCATCTTGACTCTCATCTCTTCCACCCTAACAGATGTAGATTCCAAATATTTCTGTAACAATGTGCAACTCAACATTTAGCTCATTAATCAACAAAAGATGTTTAACATAGCTTGTTTAATTTTGAATCAATTTAATAGGATGATGATATAAGAAAATCTATAGAAAATTGAGTGTCTTCGCAGAGAAAATGcctttttttgttaatttgagTGTCAAGAATTTGTCCCTATAAAATATGCGAAAAACCTTTTGTCTATGATCTAACAGTCCTTATTAACACTTACCTGCATGTTTCCAATAAGTAAAGAGAATAAAACCAATCCAAAGATGGAAATGAAAAACGCAAAGGCTATTTCCGGGAGGTAAGTACTTGTCTTGAGGTTTTGTCCAAGAGAActgtaaaatataacaaaatttattaCTTTTGTCATGCTTTTAGAATGATCTATAACCTGCTCTAAATAAGATAAGGATACAATGTTCTATAGTTCTTAAAATGTGCATGTTGCATTAGCATATTAAGACAAGGATACAAACTATCATTCACCAACCTTAAATTGCGCAAACCCCACCAAAAGCAGTAGAAGAACTTGTAAGGAAATTTCGTGGTTGAATCTACCACGAGCGATTGTAGAGCATCGGAAAATATTCCAAAATTGAAGGTCTTTGTGTCCTTGATTTCATCAGGGTCAACAAAAATACATGTACTATTGAGAAGTGGGAAGACTCTTTCATTTTGCTGCCCACAGCCCAAATATGATGCATGAAAGAGGGAATCATTGTCCATCTCTCTGTACCAACACCGCACCTGTGATTCTACCGAAAGTAGATACCAGTTAGCTCCAACCACCTGATATGCCACAGCCACATACCAGAATTTAGTGAGCAAAACATTTTGTCATGATAACTAGGACATATACTATAAGATAATGGAATCTGGAGATTGCAATTAAATCAATTTACATGACTGGCTAGGAGGTAGAGTAAAAGATTGAAGACAGCCCTAGCCCATGGTGTATCTGCCAATATGCCTGAAGTTCTAGTTACTTCTTCGAATAGTGGACGAATCCGCAATAGTCTCGGCACATACTGAATTAATACTGTATACTTCAAAAAGTCCTTTGCTAAAAATGGACTTGAGCTTTTCAAGTGTGGAATTATTGCCAAAGCAATAACCTAAAATGCCAAAACAATTAACACCAAAATTATGTCTTTCACATCTTTTTTTTCAAGTTACTTCTGTAGTAACTCTGAGTTGAGTTACTCCGATTAATAACTCATTATAAACATTGAATTTCACCGATCCAACttaacttaaaataaaaaaagaaagataattaaGACAAATAATGCATTCACTTTGGCTACCATAGTACTCAACATGAATCCTTTACATGCCTAGAGCTCTCTCCAGCTAAATGTCAGTCATTAGATTAATCCACGGGGTGACATTTGGTTGGAGAGAGCAGCAACGTTGTAGAGGGTCTGAATGAGTATTGGTACTTGTCATTAGAAATTATACTTAACAATGAGTTGAAATGTGAAATACCTGTGGAAGTGGAATAATTGAAAGAATGTCGATGATGAAATGAGAACTCAATGAGTATCTTTTCATTATGGCGAAAGGATCGTTCATGAGTTCACCTCTTCCAAAAACACGAGAAGAAGGTGCAAGAAATCCAGTTCTAAACTGAAAGATGATGCGAAGAAT
This genomic interval from Trifolium pratense cultivar HEN17-A07 linkage group LG6, ARS_RC_1.1, whole genome shotgun sequence contains the following:
- the LOC123889580 gene encoding cyclic nucleotide-gated ion channel 1-like encodes the protein MTLFIAGLRIGDQSHLSVSSVLKSIGRRFESGLEKMKKFRRLESGLEKMKKFRRSSSSFFEILVFEILDPQGPMLQKWNEIFLITCVMAVSVDPLFFYIPVIVGKNKCLDLNEPLQTTASVLRTFFDLFYILRIIFQFRTGFLAPSSRVFGRGELMNDPFAIMKRYSLSSHFIIDILSIIPLPQVIALAIIPHLKSSSPFLAKDFLKYTVLIQYVPRLLRIRPLFEEVTRTSGILADTPWARAVFNLLLYLLASHVVGANWYLLSVESQVRCWYREMDNDSLFHASYLGCGQQNERVFPLLNSTCIFVDPDEIKDTKTFNFGIFSDALQSLVVDSTTKFPYKFFYCFWWGLRNLSSLGQNLKTSTYLPEIAFAFFISIFGLVLFSLLIGNMQKYLESTSVRVEEMRVKMRNAEAAERWMSRRMLPDYLKKRIRSYEQYKWKENRGVEEETLIRNLPKDLRRDIKRHICLDLVKRVPMLEKMDEQLLDAMCDRMKPVLYTEKSCIVREQDPVDEMIFIRRGKIVTMTTNGGRTGFFNSYFLRSGDFCGEELLTWALDPHSSNLPTSSRTVQTISEVEAFALMADDLKFVVSKFRHFMNSKQLQHTFRFYSPQWRTWGARFIQVAWRRYRKKKIERTLQTSLVILDDDIEENPQEPAFKRQRSSLVSPTAEISEEVRDNTRKQGSSSDMGQSSNPAFVSATELKTFQEEIRKELASQANSQAEMMKQLDAIQELLMELISKQH